The following are from one region of the Polyangiaceae bacterium genome:
- a CDS encoding phenylacetate--CoA ligase family protein: protein MSDERLLLDALAQTALMRGPSAADADFLQKTECWRPEQFRPHQLKRLQQLLRVASRDVPYYRERAALYAHFVNGEPTSGAWQGLPLISRDQVLAHTEALHSEALPKDHEVVREANSSGSTGRHVSVWVSRTSARVVDAISERDHRWHQRDTSLSAAAIRAVPRGTAIAKVGKHSWGRGGGRLSVLEVHTPVREQLEWLREREPAYIATYASNARALLESARDLGVRWEGLREMGTFGEVVDDTLRELARAVWQVPLIDAYSCVELGHLALQCPTRAHYHVQSENVLLEVLKPDGSPAEPGELGRVVVSTLHNFAMPLIRYELGDFAIAGAACDCGKGLPVLESIVGRVRNLMRVRTEDGEDQLWPRYASNVLGKYFAVRQFRLVQQSYEDFELELVSEPLGDAELADLRRMVLQQLTRNVPHPLKLEVRYVSEIPRGPGGKFEDFVCRFRED, encoded by the coding sequence ATGAGTGACGAGCGCCTGCTGCTAGACGCGCTGGCGCAAACCGCGCTGATGCGAGGGCCATCCGCCGCCGACGCTGACTTCCTGCAGAAGACCGAGTGCTGGCGGCCTGAGCAGTTTCGACCTCACCAACTGAAGCGTCTGCAGCAGCTTCTGCGTGTCGCCTCGCGTGATGTGCCGTACTACCGCGAGCGCGCTGCGTTGTACGCGCACTTCGTGAACGGCGAACCCACGTCGGGAGCGTGGCAAGGCCTGCCGTTGATCAGCCGCGACCAAGTGCTGGCGCACACCGAGGCGCTGCACTCCGAGGCGCTTCCCAAGGACCACGAGGTGGTCCGTGAAGCGAACAGCTCTGGCTCGACTGGGCGCCACGTGAGTGTGTGGGTGAGCCGCACGAGCGCACGGGTCGTGGACGCCATCTCTGAGCGCGATCATCGCTGGCATCAGCGGGACACATCGCTCAGCGCCGCGGCCATTCGCGCGGTTCCTCGAGGAACAGCAATCGCGAAGGTGGGTAAACACAGCTGGGGGCGCGGCGGAGGGCGTCTCTCCGTCTTGGAGGTACACACCCCGGTGCGTGAGCAGCTCGAGTGGTTGCGAGAGCGAGAGCCGGCCTACATCGCGACCTATGCCTCCAACGCCCGTGCGCTGCTGGAGTCTGCTCGTGACCTCGGCGTACGCTGGGAAGGGCTACGCGAAATGGGCACCTTCGGCGAGGTGGTAGATGACACCCTGCGCGAACTGGCGCGAGCTGTGTGGCAGGTCCCACTCATCGACGCTTACTCCTGCGTCGAGCTCGGGCACCTGGCGCTGCAGTGTCCGACGCGCGCGCACTATCACGTGCAGAGTGAAAACGTGCTCCTCGAGGTGCTAAAGCCTGACGGAAGCCCAGCAGAGCCGGGCGAGCTTGGGCGCGTCGTGGTGTCCACGCTGCACAACTTCGCGATGCCGCTAATTCGCTATGAATTGGGCGATTTCGCGATCGCTGGTGCGGCCTGCGACTGCGGTAAGGGCCTGCCGGTGCTCGAGAGCATCGTCGGCCGGGTGCGGAACCTGATGCGTGTACGCACGGAGGACGGCGAGGATCAGCTATGGCCGCGCTATGCCTCGAACGTGCTTGGGAAGTACTTTGCCGTGCGGCAATTTAGGCTGGTGCAGCAGAGCTATGAGGACTTCGAGCTGGAGCTGGTCAGCGAGCCGCTCGGTGATGCCGAGCTAGCAGACCTGCGCCGCATGGTCTTGCAGCAGCTCACGCGCAACGTACCTCACCCCCTGAAGCTCGAAGTGCGCTATGTCAGCGAGATCCCGCGTGGGCCGGGGGGCAAGTTCGAAGACTTCGTCTGCCGGTTTCGTGAGGATTAG
- a CDS encoding alkaline phosphatase family protein, whose protein sequence is MSRPLILLILISALIAGVSYGVLGVVLRPDTPPATELAGPKNERLTEHLLFVVVDGLRYDVATDRELMPRFAEAMQRNSSAEIWAGRVSMTTSAILSYGTGQRGQLEQVVNNLTPDPPPFNSWLENAKQDGLTLMLVGDPAWNRMYGPSFAETRLDPKGVSIDTDFNEQTFRDTRELLAKEPNFLVAHFVTPDHQGHAYGIHSARYQKHIHQFDRQLSDLLGEIPLEWTVVVTSDHGAADSGTHGADVPVQRRSPLYAYGPGIAKNVHPKVPLDQVDLPNTLAALLGTTPPKQSRGQVLAEWLDMSEAKRAQLVCEDARRIFAYGEAKLGATVIATARQSLDRCTAKTSYREREVAARKVTAVVDTQIGLRTGLASQNALVLVLLSILASAIVAWFAVGKRVLWSLPPALFLAAAGTWLVFSVERLPGHWPNISRVTLFVACNSIALMALLKPLWTAKRFENVKWLAPTLLPGFLVASYPANTQPESFVAVAVIAVLFCLLGPIGSPGRRSDGWERLRVNRTALEWPRLVLALVCIIMLVPLGVRAENSLPGWFVASERNQLIVAIGLIGVYALSTRLDPHGRTAQRLPTLVLGALGIIACLIARRYVPHQFGRGALVVFPLAALVVGLLGHRRIATLLGLAGFAWVSRDREWYGFIPTMILAEAAGDAWRTRMQEARDSEPVGTRHEVRRHAPGYFDLLLAVTFVFGLVFVQRIALTGQLDFGSMDLAAGAFNDPHVPLWVVGASLSWKYILAEILIITAFVGRVDVSSQRQLLPALVLTYLGRLLVLLLELFFCGGSYWTALRVIGDLPFSLTGLGAVAISWWALEWWRSRRSAREHAFVPSRA, encoded by the coding sequence GTGTCTCGTCCGCTAATCCTGCTCATCCTCATCAGCGCGCTCATCGCAGGCGTCAGCTACGGCGTGCTGGGTGTTGTCCTGCGACCGGACACCCCCCCCGCCACCGAGCTAGCAGGCCCGAAGAACGAGCGACTGACAGAGCATTTGCTGTTCGTCGTCGTGGACGGCCTACGTTACGACGTTGCCACGGACCGAGAGCTGATGCCGCGCTTCGCCGAGGCGATGCAGCGCAATTCCAGCGCGGAAATCTGGGCAGGTCGCGTGTCAATGACGACCAGCGCGATCCTCAGCTACGGCACTGGACAGCGGGGCCAACTCGAACAAGTCGTAAACAACCTCACGCCCGATCCCCCGCCATTCAACTCGTGGCTAGAGAACGCCAAGCAAGACGGCTTGACGCTGATGCTCGTGGGCGATCCCGCGTGGAACCGCATGTACGGACCGAGTTTCGCGGAGACACGCCTCGATCCGAAGGGCGTGTCGATTGACACGGACTTCAACGAGCAGACCTTCCGCGACACCCGGGAGCTCCTCGCCAAGGAGCCGAATTTTCTGGTGGCACACTTCGTCACCCCAGACCATCAGGGACACGCCTACGGGATTCATTCCGCGCGGTATCAAAAGCATATCCATCAATTCGACCGTCAGCTCTCGGATCTGTTGGGGGAGATACCCCTCGAGTGGACGGTCGTGGTCACCAGTGATCATGGGGCGGCGGATTCGGGAACTCATGGCGCAGACGTTCCGGTGCAGCGTCGCTCGCCGCTCTACGCGTACGGGCCCGGTATCGCCAAGAACGTCCATCCAAAGGTACCCCTGGATCAAGTCGATCTACCTAACACTCTAGCGGCGCTCCTCGGTACCACCCCACCGAAGCAAAGTCGCGGGCAGGTACTCGCCGAGTGGCTGGATATGTCGGAGGCGAAGCGAGCGCAGCTAGTGTGCGAGGACGCGCGCCGCATCTTCGCTTACGGCGAAGCGAAGCTAGGTGCGACGGTCATCGCAACCGCCAGACAAAGCCTCGACCGCTGCACGGCGAAGACGAGCTATCGGGAGCGAGAGGTGGCGGCCAGAAAAGTCACTGCAGTCGTCGACACGCAGATCGGGCTCCGGACAGGGCTGGCCTCGCAGAACGCGCTGGTCTTGGTCCTCTTGTCCATTCTCGCAAGCGCCATCGTCGCCTGGTTTGCCGTGGGGAAGCGAGTGCTGTGGAGTCTTCCGCCGGCGCTATTCCTCGCGGCAGCCGGAACGTGGCTGGTGTTCAGCGTCGAGCGGCTACCTGGACACTGGCCAAACATCTCTCGAGTGACGCTTTTCGTGGCGTGCAATTCGATCGCGCTCATGGCGCTGCTCAAACCGCTCTGGACCGCGAAACGCTTCGAGAACGTGAAGTGGCTTGCACCCACCCTGCTTCCTGGCTTTTTGGTTGCAAGCTACCCCGCGAATACGCAGCCAGAGAGCTTCGTTGCCGTGGCGGTTATCGCGGTGTTGTTCTGTCTGCTTGGGCCGATCGGCAGCCCTGGCCGCCGCTCCGATGGCTGGGAACGACTGCGTGTCAACCGCACGGCGCTCGAGTGGCCACGGCTCGTGCTGGCGCTGGTGTGCATCATCATGCTGGTGCCACTGGGAGTCCGGGCGGAGAACTCGCTACCGGGATGGTTTGTCGCTTCAGAGCGCAACCAGCTGATCGTCGCCATCGGGCTGATCGGGGTGTACGCGCTATCCACGCGGTTGGATCCGCACGGCAGAACGGCGCAGCGGCTGCCAACGCTGGTGCTCGGCGCGCTGGGGATCATCGCGTGCTTGATCGCACGGCGCTATGTCCCGCATCAGTTCGGCCGCGGCGCGCTGGTAGTGTTTCCCCTGGCTGCGCTCGTGGTTGGCCTACTTGGACACAGGCGCATAGCGACGCTGCTTGGCCTCGCAGGCTTTGCCTGGGTGTCCCGTGATCGCGAGTGGTACGGCTTCATCCCGACCATGATACTCGCGGAGGCCGCCGGCGATGCCTGGCGTACCCGCATGCAGGAGGCACGAGACTCCGAGCCGGTGGGTACCCGCCACGAAGTGCGGCGACACGCGCCAGGCTACTTCGACTTGCTTCTAGCGGTTACCTTCGTGTTTGGCTTGGTCTTCGTCCAGCGTATCGCGCTTACGGGACAGCTGGACTTCGGCAGCATGGACCTTGCGGCTGGAGCGTTCAACGACCCACATGTCCCGCTCTGGGTCGTCGGCGCGTCACTGAGCTGGAAATATATCCTTGCGGAAATTTTGATTATCACCGCGTTCGTGGGTCGTGTGGACGTCTCGAGTCAACGCCAGCTGCTGCCCGCGTTGGTCCTCACCTATCTCGGGCGCCTCCTGGTACTGCTGCTTGAGCTGTTCTTCTGCGGGGGCAGCTACTGGACTGCACTGCGAGTGATTGGCGATCTACCGTTCAGCCTCACGGGCTTGGGCGCAGTCGCGATCTCCTGGTGGGCACTCGAATGGTGGCGTTCTCGCCGCAGCGCCCGAGAGCACGCGTTTGTTCCGAGTCGCGCCTGA
- a CDS encoding CapA family protein gives MNLGRGTGQRILRDPAYQPLRFIKPYFDSADFRFVNLECQLSDQDGVTQTKHRLIFTGPPGGAEVLKNANIDLVSVANNHMWDFGKSALLETFQNLDRVGVGYVGASPNPGKDSYNAVSVEVRGIKIAFFAVTQIWNQGPINEHEGRHYVAWADFGTLEKRIAKAKQSHDLVILSYHGGAEYVDEPMMWTRHFVRAVMRSGVDVFVGHHPHVPHGVGWAGSRPVFYSLGNLVFPMHSDHTWTGTSFLARLSFDKQPGEKPRLTKTEACPYFILGHAPKPFEDKAAPARHAQFRQHLELISKSVGGTQLGEVSPDGCYPLNPPGKPGVGAPLVVGQAHPVSTSRGTP, from the coding sequence GTGAACCTCGGGCGGGGCACTGGACAGCGCATCCTGCGCGACCCCGCTTATCAGCCGCTGCGTTTCATCAAGCCGTACTTTGACAGCGCTGACTTTCGTTTCGTGAACCTCGAGTGCCAGCTGTCGGATCAAGACGGAGTCACCCAGACCAAGCACCGACTGATCTTCACCGGACCACCAGGCGGTGCCGAGGTGCTGAAGAACGCCAACATCGACTTGGTGAGCGTCGCCAACAATCACATGTGGGACTTCGGTAAGTCCGCACTGCTCGAGACGTTCCAGAACCTCGATCGCGTAGGGGTGGGCTACGTCGGCGCGAGTCCAAACCCGGGCAAGGACTCCTACAACGCCGTTTCCGTGGAGGTGCGCGGCATCAAGATCGCGTTCTTTGCGGTCACGCAGATCTGGAACCAGGGCCCGATCAACGAGCACGAAGGACGTCACTACGTCGCCTGGGCGGACTTCGGGACGCTGGAGAAGCGCATCGCCAAAGCCAAGCAGAGCCACGACTTGGTGATCTTGAGCTACCACGGCGGCGCCGAGTACGTGGACGAGCCGATGATGTGGACGCGTCACTTCGTGCGCGCGGTGATGCGCTCGGGGGTCGACGTGTTCGTTGGACACCACCCGCACGTTCCCCATGGCGTTGGTTGGGCCGGATCGAGACCCGTGTTCTACAGTCTTGGAAACCTCGTGTTCCCCATGCACAGCGATCACACTTGGACCGGAACGAGCTTCCTTGCCAGGCTCAGCTTCGATAAGCAGCCAGGCGAGAAGCCGCGCCTGACCAAGACCGAAGCGTGCCCCTACTTCATCTTGGGACACGCGCCCAAGCCCTTCGAGGACAAGGCGGCGCCCGCGCGCCATGCCCAGTTTCGTCAGCATCTGGAGCTGATTTCCAAGTCTGTTGGCGGAACCCAGCTCGGCGAAGTCTCGCCCGATGGGTGCTATCCGTTGAATCCGCCCGGAAAACCGGGAGTGGGCGCTCCCCTCGTCGTGGGCCAGGCGCACCCCGTTTCGACCAGTCGAGGAACTCCATGA
- a CDS encoding SUMF1/EgtB/PvdO family nonheme iron enzyme, with protein sequence MIRPSFSCACVALSLLSLVGCKRGGEEKLQEKASANTATEKSAPQQQAAESADPGVQPASHTEALAGSDPKAQCSPGCSSLERCVNDDKGASKCEPACPEGTVFIPPTGPKGFEMGHGAPGSDDQKHTVILTKPFCMDATEVTVAAYKKCVEGGKCSVPQLRDINANYRSEYDRANHPVNMVNYKQAKAYCEAQGQSLPTEAQWEYVASHGEGRLYPWGNSPDPTCENGYADFTPGGSPHSDPAGDVGCHGGGSSEVKAHPNGKASYPDGDIYDLGGNVWEWTRDCYVPYPRGTVTDPAPEAHPNLKGSCYVYSLRGGGWNRSRFSMHTFSRAASKWTYRVPGLGFRCVKNAD encoded by the coding sequence ATGATCCGCCCTTCGTTTTCGTGCGCCTGTGTTGCCTTGTCTCTGCTCTCTCTCGTTGGATGCAAGCGAGGGGGGGAGGAGAAGCTCCAAGAGAAAGCCAGCGCCAACACCGCGACTGAAAAGTCCGCGCCCCAGCAGCAAGCTGCGGAGTCAGCGGACCCCGGTGTACAGCCCGCGAGCCACACCGAAGCACTCGCCGGCTCAGACCCGAAGGCGCAGTGCAGCCCTGGTTGCAGCAGCCTCGAACGCTGCGTGAACGACGACAAGGGCGCCAGCAAGTGCGAGCCAGCGTGCCCAGAAGGCACTGTCTTCATCCCGCCCACCGGCCCCAAGGGCTTCGAAATGGGCCACGGCGCTCCGGGCAGCGACGATCAGAAGCACACGGTGATCCTGACGAAGCCCTTCTGCATGGACGCCACCGAGGTCACCGTGGCCGCGTACAAGAAGTGCGTCGAAGGCGGCAAGTGCAGCGTCCCCCAGCTGCGAGACATCAACGCGAACTATCGCTCGGAGTACGACCGCGCCAATCACCCGGTGAACATGGTCAACTACAAACAGGCGAAGGCCTACTGTGAAGCCCAGGGGCAGAGCCTGCCAACCGAAGCACAGTGGGAGTACGTGGCGAGCCATGGCGAGGGACGCCTGTATCCATGGGGCAATAGTCCCGACCCGACCTGTGAGAACGGCTACGCGGACTTCACGCCGGGAGGATCACCACACTCCGACCCGGCGGGTGATGTGGGTTGCCACGGCGGCGGCTCCAGCGAGGTGAAGGCACACCCGAACGGCAAGGCCAGCTACCCAGACGGTGACATCTACGACCTGGGTGGGAACGTCTGGGAGTGGACCCGAGACTGCTATGTGCCATATCCGCGCGGCACCGTTACGGACCCTGCGCCGGAGGCACACCCGAACCTCAAGGGCAGCTGCTATGTCTACTCCCTGCGCGGTGGCGGCTGGAACCGTAGCCGCTTCTCCATGCACACCTTCAGTCGCGCGGCGAGCAAGTGGACGTACCGCGTGCCCGGCCTCGGCTTTCGCTGCGTGAAGAACGCCGACTGA
- a CDS encoding methyltransferase type 11, whose product MTSHWEAYHARWSRLRPPLRPAPEVVAALSEELAAFPAAREPERACLLLGVTPELATIHTPLVAVDRNHAMIDALWIGNDAERRAVRADWTELDPSIGPLGCAVGDGSLNVMASPHPQIQVLKRLRELIPKHGGVVLRCFVRSPAEIDGAMNAVTPNAETPEQVCDTPELSASFHGFKWRLAMALCNERGSTLQVAALWGKFHRTFPDRAALAERTGWSLEDIQTIDVYADSRETYSFPSRDDFVEVATNAGWASRFRDVGGYELAERCPLLVLT is encoded by the coding sequence ATGACCAGCCACTGGGAGGCCTATCACGCGCGGTGGTCGCGGCTGCGACCGCCGCTTCGGCCTGCCCCGGAAGTCGTCGCGGCGCTGAGCGAAGAGCTGGCTGCGTTTCCCGCGGCGCGCGAGCCCGAGCGTGCCTGCTTGCTCCTCGGGGTCACCCCTGAGCTCGCAACGATCCACACACCGCTCGTCGCGGTCGATCGCAACCACGCAATGATCGACGCGCTGTGGATTGGCAATGACGCCGAGCGACGCGCAGTGCGAGCCGACTGGACGGAGCTGGATCCTAGCATCGGTCCACTTGGGTGCGCGGTGGGCGACGGCTCGCTCAATGTAATGGCCTCCCCTCACCCCCAGATCCAGGTGCTGAAGCGCCTGCGGGAGCTGATCCCGAAGCACGGCGGGGTCGTGTTGCGTTGCTTTGTTCGTAGCCCCGCGGAAATAGATGGGGCGATGAACGCGGTCACCCCGAACGCCGAGACACCAGAGCAGGTTTGCGACACGCCAGAACTCTCTGCGAGCTTTCACGGCTTCAAGTGGCGCCTCGCGATGGCCCTGTGCAACGAACGTGGTTCCACGCTGCAGGTCGCGGCGCTGTGGGGGAAGTTCCATCGCACATTCCCCGATCGCGCTGCGCTTGCAGAGCGCACGGGTTGGTCCCTCGAGGACATCCAAACCATCGACGTGTACGCAGACTCCCGAGAAACTTACTCATTTCCCTCTCGCGACGACTTCGTAGAGGTCGCGACCAACGCTGGCTGGGCCTCACGTTTCCGAGATGTTGGCGGCTACGAGCTTGCGGAGCGCTGTCCGTTGCTCGTCCTGACCTAG
- a CDS encoding UDP-glucose/GDP-mannose dehydrogenase family protein gives MKIAVVGSGYVGLVAGACFADSGTEVVCVDVDEAKLEKLRRGEVPFFEPGLSAMVQRNWPDRLSFSSNLEESIAGRQAVFIAVGTPPNEDGSADLSYVLKVAEDVARFAKHRTVLVLKSTVPVGTNAKVRAVVEKFAKHPIAVVSNPEFLKEGDAISDFAKPDRIVVGTDDDMAFETLRRLYAPFNRQRDRLQRMSPESAEIVKYASNAMLATKISFMNEVARLCDAAGGDVEDVRIAVGSDRRIGFPFLYPGLGFGGSCFPKDTRALVQTGQEFGVEMGVVAAAINANREPVRDMVKNLEGALGDLKDKVIALWGLSFKPKTDDVREAPALDLVEQLLAKGATIRATDPQALETAQDGLKYRNVGAGIDLFGDMYEAAVGADALVVATEWNQFRSPDPERLAQAMRGRLVFDGRNCMVPETLTDAGFSYRGVGRPLMHPR, from the coding sequence GTGAAAATCGCAGTCGTTGGGTCGGGCTACGTAGGGCTGGTTGCTGGAGCGTGTTTCGCCGATTCCGGGACCGAGGTGGTGTGTGTCGACGTCGACGAGGCCAAGCTGGAGAAGCTGCGCCGCGGCGAGGTGCCCTTCTTCGAGCCTGGCCTGTCCGCGATGGTTCAACGCAACTGGCCGGACCGGCTGAGCTTTAGCTCGAACCTCGAGGAGTCGATCGCCGGACGCCAGGCGGTCTTCATCGCCGTTGGCACTCCGCCCAACGAGGACGGCTCAGCGGATCTGAGCTACGTGCTCAAGGTCGCAGAGGATGTTGCACGCTTCGCCAAGCACCGCACCGTGCTGGTCTTGAAGAGCACCGTGCCTGTCGGAACCAACGCGAAGGTACGCGCGGTGGTGGAGAAATTCGCCAAGCACCCCATCGCTGTCGTGAGCAACCCTGAGTTTCTTAAGGAAGGCGACGCGATTAGCGACTTCGCCAAGCCGGACCGCATCGTGGTCGGAACTGACGACGACATGGCCTTCGAGACGCTGCGGCGGCTCTACGCACCCTTCAATCGCCAGCGCGACCGCCTCCAGCGCATGAGCCCCGAGAGCGCGGAGATCGTGAAGTACGCGTCCAACGCGATGCTGGCCACGAAGATCAGCTTCATGAACGAGGTCGCGCGTTTGTGCGATGCCGCAGGGGGCGACGTGGAGGACGTACGTATTGCCGTGGGTTCCGATCGGCGAATCGGCTTCCCTTTCCTCTACCCGGGGCTGGGCTTCGGGGGCAGCTGCTTCCCCAAGGATACGCGTGCGCTGGTGCAAACCGGTCAAGAGTTTGGCGTAGAGATGGGCGTTGTCGCCGCCGCCATCAACGCCAACCGCGAGCCCGTGCGAGACATGGTCAAGAACCTGGAGGGCGCGCTAGGCGACCTCAAGGACAAGGTGATCGCGCTGTGGGGGCTGTCCTTCAAGCCGAAGACCGACGACGTGCGCGAAGCGCCTGCGCTCGATCTGGTAGAGCAACTGCTGGCCAAGGGCGCAACGATCCGCGCGACGGATCCCCAAGCACTGGAGACCGCACAGGACGGGCTGAAGTACCGCAACGTCGGCGCAGGCATCGACCTATTCGGCGACATGTATGAGGCGGCAGTAGGCGCGGACGCGCTGGTCGTCGCAACGGAGTGGAACCAGTTCCGCTCTCCGGATCCAGAGCGCCTCGCCCAAGCCATGCGCGGCCGCCTCGTCTTCGATGGCCGTAACTGCATGGTGCCCGAGACCCTCACGGACGCGGGCTTCAGCTATCGCGGCGTCGGTCGCCCGCTGATGCACCCTCGCTGA
- a CDS encoding L,D-transpeptidase family protein, producing MGSLKYSLFVLAVSGVSCSASPNSPRSSAQPTSPASDPVSAHSAGKASGPAPKATPTAEAPPVDPFGAGYPAPLPKGGEFGRVASKTWGSWIHPRPDSRTLPLGGIRVGDSIAATGPAFSSGLGKCQQYVPVEGGFACADRRNTTDMSDPFVQANRWTEPAEGDFPYEYAFSLGAPMLTRIPTDKENRWDTGPRDYKKLRGWSVGHDELAEKEPIEPNGPMPDFLQDGGHAPNAWGKKPGLLFKKVPFGSMIAYTRAFEANGQVWVLSTNLTVVPAKGLLRFRRTKFHGLELNSERNLPIAWARKTARSKFRLEGEQLVQTSQSWPARTWMQLTGESRKQAGKRYLETKDGFYIAENEASVAERRKTPWEVTHDFSPQNKWVHIRVNSGTLTLYEGDRAVFTTLMSPGKEGATPYGRYWIESKEQVSTMTTEMGEPRKFWIADVPWTQYFKRPYAIHAAYWHEDFGERKSGGCVNLSPIDAKRVFDWTVPAFNEKWGMVQGRGMGHSTFILVEG from the coding sequence ATGGGGTCCCTAAAATACAGCCTGTTCGTGTTGGCAGTCAGCGGAGTGAGTTGCTCTGCGAGCCCGAACAGCCCGCGCAGCAGCGCGCAGCCCACGTCACCTGCGAGCGATCCGGTATCCGCTCACAGCGCAGGGAAGGCATCGGGCCCAGCTCCCAAGGCAACACCAACGGCAGAGGCTCCGCCCGTCGACCCGTTTGGCGCAGGCTACCCAGCACCGCTGCCCAAGGGCGGCGAGTTCGGACGCGTCGCCTCAAAGACGTGGGGCTCCTGGATCCACCCGCGCCCGGACTCGAGGACGCTGCCCCTCGGTGGGATCCGTGTCGGAGACAGCATCGCCGCCACGGGGCCCGCCTTCAGCTCGGGCCTCGGCAAGTGCCAGCAGTACGTCCCGGTGGAAGGTGGCTTCGCCTGTGCGGATCGCCGCAACACCACGGATATGTCGGACCCGTTCGTGCAAGCGAACCGCTGGACCGAACCAGCTGAAGGCGACTTCCCCTATGAGTACGCTTTCAGCCTCGGCGCGCCGATGCTAACGCGTATCCCTACGGATAAAGAGAATCGTTGGGACACCGGCCCCCGGGACTACAAGAAGCTGCGCGGTTGGTCGGTGGGTCACGACGAACTGGCCGAGAAAGAGCCCATCGAGCCCAATGGGCCGATGCCGGACTTCCTCCAGGACGGCGGTCATGCGCCGAACGCCTGGGGCAAGAAGCCGGGCCTGCTCTTCAAGAAGGTGCCGTTTGGCTCGATGATCGCCTACACCCGCGCGTTCGAGGCGAACGGCCAGGTATGGGTGCTCTCCACGAACCTCACCGTGGTACCTGCCAAGGGCCTCTTGCGATTTCGGCGCACGAAGTTCCACGGCCTCGAACTCAATTCCGAGCGGAACCTACCCATCGCTTGGGCACGCAAGACGGCGCGCTCCAAGTTCCGCCTCGAGGGTGAGCAGCTGGTTCAGACGAGCCAGAGCTGGCCGGCGCGCACCTGGATGCAGCTCACTGGGGAGTCCCGCAAGCAGGCAGGCAAACGCTACCTCGAGACGAAGGACGGGTTCTACATCGCGGAGAATGAAGCTTCTGTGGCGGAGCGGCGCAAGACGCCTTGGGAGGTCACCCACGACTTTTCCCCACAGAATAAGTGGGTGCACATCCGAGTAAACAGCGGCACGCTGACACTCTACGAAGGCGATCGCGCGGTGTTCACCACCTTGATGAGCCCTGGAAAAGAAGGCGCCACACCCTACGGTCGCTACTGGATCGAGTCCAAGGAGCAGGTCAGCACCATGACCACGGAGATGGGCGAACCGCGCAAGTTCTGGATCGCCGACGTGCCCTGGACGCAGTACTTCAAGCGGCCGTACGCGATCCACGCGGCGTACTGGCACGAAGACTTCGGCGAGCGCAAGTCGGGCGGCTGCGTGAACCTCTCTCCCATCGACGCCAAGCGCGTATTCGACTGGACGGTACCGGCCTTCAACGAGAAATGGGGCATGGTGCAGGGGCGCGGCATGGGGCACAGCACATTCATCCTGGTCGAGGGCTAA